From Streptomyces sp. 6-11-2, one genomic window encodes:
- a CDS encoding 2-oxoacid:ferredoxin oxidoreductase subunit beta — protein sequence MAETSTEGTGTAEALSLVPKAQARQSMKDFKSDQEVRWCPGCGDYAILAAVQGFMPELGLARENIVFVSGIGCSSRFPYYMNTYGMHSIHGRAPAIATGLATSRRDLSVWVVTGDGDALSIGGNHLIHALRRNVNLKILLFNNRIYGLTKGQYSPTSEIGKITKSTPMGSLDAPFNPVSLAIGAEASFVARTIDSDRKHLTEVLRQAAAHPGTALIEIYQNCNIFNDGAFDALKDRTQAQEALIRLEHGQPIRFGADGERGVVRDVRTGDLSVVDVTPDNESEILVHDAHAASPTTAFALSRLADPDTLHHTPIGVFRSVDRPVYDTAMADQLEAAIEQRGKGDLAALLAGGDTWTVVG from the coding sequence ATGGCTGAGACGTCCACGGAAGGCACGGGCACGGCCGAGGCGCTCTCCCTGGTGCCGAAGGCCCAGGCCCGGCAGTCCATGAAGGACTTCAAGTCCGACCAGGAAGTGCGCTGGTGCCCCGGCTGCGGCGACTACGCGATCCTCGCGGCCGTCCAGGGCTTCATGCCGGAGCTGGGGCTGGCCAGGGAGAACATCGTCTTCGTCTCCGGCATCGGCTGCTCCTCCCGCTTCCCGTACTACATGAACACCTACGGGATGCACTCCATCCACGGCCGCGCCCCCGCCATCGCCACCGGCCTGGCCACCTCCCGGCGCGACCTGAGCGTGTGGGTGGTCACCGGTGACGGCGACGCGCTGTCCATCGGCGGCAACCACCTCATCCACGCCCTGCGCCGCAACGTCAACCTCAAGATCCTGCTGTTCAACAACCGGATCTACGGCCTGACCAAGGGTCAGTACAGCCCGACCTCCGAGATCGGCAAGATCACCAAGTCGACGCCGATGGGCTCCCTCGACGCCCCCTTCAACCCGGTCTCCCTCGCCATCGGAGCCGAGGCGTCCTTCGTGGCCCGCACCATCGACTCCGACCGCAAGCACCTCACCGAGGTGCTGCGCCAGGCCGCCGCCCACCCCGGCACGGCGCTGATCGAGATCTACCAGAACTGCAACATCTTCAACGACGGCGCCTTCGACGCCCTGAAGGACCGCACCCAGGCCCAGGAGGCGCTGATCCGCCTGGAGCACGGGCAGCCGATCCGCTTCGGCGCCGACGGCGAGCGCGGTGTCGTCCGGGACGTGCGCACCGGCGACCTGTCCGTCGTGGACGTCACCCCGGACAACGAGTCCGAGATCCTCGTCCACGACGCCCACGCTGCCTCCCCGACCACGGCGTTCGCGCTGTCCCGGCTGGCCGACCCCGACACCCTCCACCACACCCCGATCGGCGTCTTCCGGTCCGTCGACCGCCCGGTCTACGACACCGCGATGGCCGACCAGCTCGAAGCGGCGATCGAGCAGCGGGGCAAGGGCGACCTGGCCGCGCTGCTGGCCGGCGGGGACACCTGGACGGTCGTCGGCTGA
- a CDS encoding helix-turn-helix domain-containing protein: protein MAVSAGRAARDVVADAAMCPYRLVLEHVTSRWGVLVLIELLERPYRFSELRRAVGRVSERGVSEKMLAQTLQTLERDGLVHRDAKPVIPPRVDYSLTGLGREAAEQVRALALWTQERMADVEQARRTYDEARRTQDEAGRTQDQAARTQDEARAARTRAS from the coding sequence ATGGCAGTAAGCGCTGGAAGAGCGGCAAGGGACGTCGTCGCCGACGCGGCGATGTGTCCGTACCGCCTGGTCCTGGAGCACGTCACCAGCCGGTGGGGCGTCCTCGTCCTGATCGAGCTGCTGGAGCGGCCCTACCGCTTCAGCGAACTGCGTCGCGCCGTCGGCCGGGTCAGCGAGCGAGGCGTCAGCGAGAAGATGCTCGCCCAGACGCTGCAGACCCTGGAGCGCGACGGGCTGGTCCACCGCGACGCGAAGCCCGTGATCCCGCCCCGGGTCGACTACTCCCTCACCGGCCTCGGCCGGGAGGCCGCCGAACAGGTACGGGCGCTCGCTCTGTGGACCCAGGAGCGCATGGCGGACGTGGAGCAGGCCCGGCGGACGTACGACGAGGCCCGGCGGACACAGGACGAGGCCGGGCGGACACAGGACCAGGCCGCGCGGACACAGGACGAGGCCCGGGCCGCACGGACCCGGGCCTCGTGA
- a CDS encoding SDR family oxidoreductase: MSIVVTGATGHLGRHVVEQLLERVPADQVTAVVRTPEKAAGLAERGVRIAVADYNAPETFDGLFSAGDKVLLISGNEFDKGRVQQHRVVIDAARAAGVALLAYTSAPGTLKAALADDHHGTEEAVLASGVPYVLLRNGWYHENYTEQLAPVLEHGAVVHAAGEGRISSAPRAEYAAAAVAVLTGEGHENKTYELGGDEAWSLAEYAAELSRQTGRRITSNPVTVEEYAGILTGAGLPGPLAAILAGVDASIEKGELVITSGDLSRLIGRPTSPVSEAIAAALGA; encoded by the coding sequence ATGAGCATCGTCGTCACCGGAGCCACCGGACACCTCGGCCGCCACGTCGTGGAACAGCTGCTGGAGAGGGTCCCGGCCGACCAGGTCACCGCCGTCGTACGCACCCCGGAGAAGGCCGCCGGCCTCGCCGAGCGCGGCGTGCGGATCGCGGTCGCCGACTACAACGCGCCCGAGACCTTCGACGGCCTGTTCTCGGCCGGCGACAAGGTCCTGCTGATCTCCGGCAACGAGTTCGACAAGGGCCGGGTCCAGCAACACCGGGTCGTCATCGACGCGGCCCGTGCCGCCGGTGTCGCGCTGCTCGCCTACACCAGCGCCCCCGGCACCCTGAAGGCCGCCCTCGCCGACGACCACCACGGCACCGAGGAGGCCGTGCTGGCCTCCGGAGTGCCCTACGTGCTGCTGCGCAACGGCTGGTACCACGAGAACTACACCGAGCAACTCGCCCCCGTCCTGGAGCACGGCGCCGTCGTCCACGCCGCCGGCGAGGGCCGCATCTCCTCCGCCCCGCGCGCCGAGTACGCGGCCGCCGCCGTCGCCGTCCTGACCGGCGAGGGCCACGAGAACAAGACGTACGAGCTGGGCGGGGACGAGGCGTGGAGCCTCGCCGAGTATGCCGCCGAGCTGAGCAGGCAGACCGGCAGGCGGATCACGTCCAACCCGGTCACCGTCGAGGAGTACGCGGGCATCCTGACCGGCGCCGGGCTTCCCGGGCCGCTCGCCGCGATCCTGGCGGGCGTGGACGCCTCCATCGAGAAGGGCGAGCTGGTCATCACCTCCGGCGATCTGTCCCGCCTGATCGGGCGCCCCACCAGCCCGGTCTCGGAGGCGATCGCCGCCGCGCTCGGGGCCTGA